The following are from one region of the Raphanus sativus cultivar WK10039 unplaced genomic scaffold, ASM80110v3 Scaffold2118, whole genome shotgun sequence genome:
- the LOC130505240 gene encoding probable dolichyl-diphosphooligosaccharide--protein glycosyltransferase subunit 3A produces MAVHTTLSYRFFLSIALLSILAAVSEPTDLTTELVSLRSSSESGVIRLNDVSKFITSVATPRPYSLIIFFNSIDLNSNPLQNFRREFGFVSASFISNNKNRSDVTNKLFFCEIDSSDSESFHRFGIQSLPQICLVDPSMENLRHHERGMMEEADVDGTAESVAEFVESRTKLTVGPIHRPPLLSKTQIGVIASLIAISAPFLIKKFLKGETFLHDSRFWQYGAVLVYFFSVSGTMHNIINSIPMYLRDPEDSNRLVFFYEEPEIQLGAEALSVGLLYTGVGLLLAYVTDALVRVRNVNEQRVAMVLVMVVSFLAVKRVVYLNNWKTGYQIQMYWPSSWQ; encoded by the coding sequence ATGGCAGTTCACACAACTCTCTCATATCGTTTCTTCCTCTCAATAGCATTACTATCCATCCTCGCGGCGGTTTCCGAACCAACAGATCTCACCACAGAGCTCGTTTCCCTCCGATCCTCCTCCGAATCAGGCGTGATCCGCCTCAACGACGTATCAAAATTCATAACCTCCGTAGCCACTCCCAGACCTTACTCCCTAATCATCTTCTTCAACTCCATCGATCTCAACAGCAATCCCCTCCAGAACTTCCGCCGCGAGTTCGGATTCGTCTCCGCCTCTTTCATCTCCAACAACAAAAACAGATCCGACGTAACAAACAAGCTCTTCTTCTGCGAGATCGATTCATCCGACTCAGAGTCCTTCCACCGCTTCGGCATCCAATCCCTCCCGCAGATCTGCCTCGTCGATCCCTCCATGGAGAATCTCCGACACCACGAGCGAGGCATGATGGAGGAAGCCGACGTCGACGGAACCGCGGAGTCCGTGGCGGAGTTCGTCGAGAGCCGAACCAAACTCACCGTCGGTCCGATCCACCGCCCGCCTCTCCTGTCCAAGACGCAGATCGGCGTGATCGCATCCCTAATCGCGATCTCGGCTCCTTTCCTCATCAAGAAGTTTCTAAAAGGAGAAACGTTTCTCCACGACAGTAGGTTCTGGCAATACGGCGCCGTTTTGGTCTACTTCTTCAGCGTCTCGGGTACCATGCACAACATCATCAATAGCATCCCTATGTACCTCAGAGATCCCGAGGATTCGAACAGGCTCGTTTTCTTCTACGAAGAACCGGAAATCCAGCTCGGGGCGGAGGCGCTTTCGGTTGGGCTTTTGTACACTGGGGTTGGGTTGCTCTTGGCGTATGTCACTGACGCGCTTGTGCGTGTTAGGAATGTCAATGAGCAGAGGGTGGCTATGGTGTTGGTTATGGTTGTGTCGTTCTTGGCTGTGAAGAGGGTTGTTTACTTGAATAACTGGAAGACTGGGTATCAGATTCAAATGTATTGGCCATCTAGTTGGCAGTGA
- the LOC130505237 gene encoding DNA-directed RNA polymerases I, II, and III subunit RPABC5, whose amino-acid sequence MIIPVRCFTCGKVIGNKWDAYLDLLQLDYTEGDALDALNLVRYCCRRMLMTHVDLIEKLLNYNTLEKSDNS is encoded by the exons ATGATTATCCCTGTACGATGCTTTACATGCGGAAAG GTGATTGGAAACAAGTGGGATGCTTATCTCGATCTTCTCCAGCTTGACTACACTGAAGG GGACGCACTTGATGCACTCAACCTAGTTAGATACTGCTGCAGGCGTATGCTAATGACGCATGTTGATCTGATTGAGAAGCTTCTCAACTACAACA CTCTGGAGAAATCAGACAACAGTTAG
- the LOC130505238 gene encoding uncharacterized protein LOC130505238 gives MSSFYEHYEFPYDSNQVNNHLYDHNYYDINQHQQFGFDPMSYNNSYNNWNGSEYEYEYETASASVAYSVSTLSEPKHLFYDPSYYTTTTAYESPPQFSIYCNVQGFNEPEFEEYDPTPYGGGYDIVATYGKPLPPSMKTCYPSSTADQGKPPSPPEIIAPVPLGIYGGGEKKAVKKRVTFSEPLEEAKPLETIKEEEEHDHQEEAEEEDEEEEEDPSSNNETVDEVEVKALYVPSGYGLEATDLCEVIFGGYFPCVLRNKRRQEDENRAAEVTCWESTDSDPWKTTSDYLFGDSYPYGYEDGVGRRQFEISSYGYLRC, from the coding sequence ATGAGCAGTTTCTACGAGCATTACGAGTTCCCATACGATTCCAACCAGGTTAATAATCATCTCTACGATCATAACTATTATGATATCAATCAACATCAGCAGTTTGGTTTTGATCCAATGAGTTACAATAATAGTTATAATAACTGGAATGGATCCGAGTACGAGTATGAGTATGAGACAGCCTCTGCATCTGTTGCTTACTCTGTCTCCACCTTGTCTGAGCCGAAGCACTTGTTCTATGATCCGAGTTACTACACAACAACAACAGCCTACGAGTCTCCTCCTCAGTTCAGTATCTACTGCAATGTTCAAGGCTTCAACGAGCCGGAGTTCGAAGAGTACGATCCCACACCGTACGGCGGTGGCTATGATATCGTTGCGACATACGGGAAACCTCTTCCTCCGTCGATGAAAACTTGTTACCCTTCTTCAACCGCTGATCAGGGTAAACCTCCTTCTCCTCCGGAGATCATCGCTCCGGTTCCTCTTGGAATATATGGTGGCGGTGAAAAGAAAGCTGTCAAGAAACGTGTGACTTTCTCTGAGCCGTTAGAGGAAGCTAAACCGTTAGAAAccattaaagaagaagaagaacatgatCATCAAGAAGAggcagaggaagaggatgaagaggaagaagaagatcccAGTTCAAACAATGAAACTGTAGACGAAGTTGAAGTGAAAGCTCTGTATGTTCCGTCTGGTTACGGCTTAGAAGCGACGGATCTCTGTGAGGTTATATTTGGAGGCTATTTTCCTTGTGTCTTACGTAACAAAAGACGCCAGGAGGATGAGAATCGTGCGGCTGAAGTTACTTGCTGGGAGAGCACAGATTCTGATCCGTGGAAGACGACTTCAGACTACCTTTTCGGGGATTCGTATCCGTATGGTTATGAGGATGGTGTTGGAAGAAGACAGTTTGAGATCTCCTCTTATGGTTATCTGAGGTGTTAA
- the LOC130505241 gene encoding nuclear transport factor 2B — MAETNKGRSEEEVARAFVNHYYHLFDNDRSSLSTLYNPTSLLTFEGQKIYGVEDISNKLKQLPFDQCRHLISTVDSQPSSMAGGCGGILVFVSGSIQLHGEDRPLRFSQTFHLVPLLQGSFFVQNEMFRLNYG, encoded by the exons ATGGCAGAGACAAATAAAggaagaagtgaagaagaagttgCAAGGGCCTTTGTGAATCACTATTACCATCTCTTTGACAATGATCGATCTTCTCTTTCCACTCTCTACAATCCCACCTCGTTGCTTACTTTCGAGGGCCAAAAGATCTACGGCGTGGAAGATATCTCCAATAAGCTCAAACAACTTCCGTTCGATCAGTGTCGTCATTTGATTAGCACCGTTGATTCTCAGCCGTCTTCAATGGCCGGTGGCTGTGGCGGAATCCTTGTTTTTGTGAGTGGTAGCATCCAGTTACACGGCGAGGATCGTCCTCTTAGGTTTAGCCAG aCGTTTCACTTGGTCCCTCTTCTGCAAGGAAGTTTCTTCGTCCAAAATGAGATGTTTCGGCTCAACTATGGTTGA
- the LOC130505243 gene encoding uncharacterized protein LOC130505243, which translates to MLLLDDGIGDVRRILVKQPSISHDDSFTWAYNKSGNLTVKSAYWLAREQKIKETFPQALALSSVNHVKEKVWRTLTSPKIKTFLWKALSEALPVADLIIQRGMRIDGRCQLCGLEGETIIHVLFHCDPARQVWVLSGVPCSEIGFENGSLFGNLNYLLNVKCSSEGGIQPLRSWPWVIWNIWKCRNDFIFKGRRWAPEEIVEKAFGEADEWFLAQEVEEELTKLNDKVVEITKKKWTPPPNDWLMSNIGFEWIKHSKLMGGAWVVRNHRGVVLMHSRRAFSNIQSLDEARLVSILWAVESMTSLRYNRVIFAGDFKEIFLALKNPLQWPALRYHVTEVNMNLRLMPEFQVKTVVKEENKGATIIAQTVTREGRLPSYVAKGHPSWLFEFFVNESRLL; encoded by the coding sequence TTGGGCTTACAACAAATCCGGCAATCTGACGGTTAAATCAGCCTACTGGTTAGCCAGAGAGCAAAAGATTAAAGAGACTTTCCCTCAAGCTCTAGCTCTATCGTCTGTTAATCATGTGAAAGAGAAAGTTTGGAGAACCTTGACGTCTCCTAAGATTAAAACATTTCTCTGGAAAGCACTTAGTGAAGCCTTGCCAGTGGCTGATCTGATTATCCAACGTGGAATGAGGATTGATGGTAGATGTCAACTGTGTGGGTTAGAGGGAGAAACTATCATCCATGTCCTCTTTCATTGTGATCCAGCGAGACAAGTGTGGGTTCTCTCAGGGGTTCCATGCTCGGAAATTGGATTTGAAAATGGCAGTCTATTTGGTAACCTGAATTATCTCCTAAATGTGAAGTGCAGCTCTGAAGGTGGCATCCAGCCTTTGAGATCTTGGCCTTGGGTGATTTGGAATATATGGAAGTGCAGAAACGACTTCATTTTTAAAGGGAGAAGATGGGCTCCTGAAGAGATTGTTGAGAAGGCTTTTGGTGAGGCGGATGAGTGGTTCCTTGCGCAAGAAGTTGAAGAGGAACTTACCAAGCTGAACGATAAAGTGGTAGAGATCACTAAGAAGAAATGGACTCCTCCTCCAAATGATTGGCTTATGTCCAATATAGGCTTCGAGTGGATTAAACATTCAAAGCTTATGGGTGGTGCGTGGGTTGTGAGAAATCATAGAGGAGTGGTGTTGATGCATAGTCGCAGGGCTTTCTCGAATATTCAGAGCTTGGATGAGGCCCGACTGGTGTCAATCCTTTGGGCAGTGGAAAGCATGACGAGCTTGAGGTATAATAGAGTGATATTTGCAGGggattttaaagaaattttcttGGCTTTGAAGAATCCTCTTCAATGGCCTGCTCTACGTTATCACGTTACTGAGGTTAATATGAACCTGAGGCTGATGCCGGAATTTCAAGTCAAGACGGTGGTAAAGGAGGAAAACAAAGGAGCGACAATCATTGCTCAAACCGTCACAAGGGAGGGTAGATTGCCATCCTATGTGGCCAAAGGGCATCCTTCGTGGCTCTTTGAATTCTTTGTGAATGAAAGTCGCCTCCTCTAA
- the LOC130505239 gene encoding multiple organellar RNA editing factor 9, chloroplastic-like, whose protein sequence is MASFTTTSSSSSLLPKTLPPVTHPTRFPTLSGVRLTGKWNHPLLRTAESPRRVDSVVKAAATVDSDYSSRRSSSSEQRETIMLPGCDYNHWLIVMEFPKDPAPTRDQMIDTYLNTLATVLGSMEEAKKNMYAFSTTTYTGFQCTIDEETSEKFKGLAGVLWVLPDSYIDVKNKDYGGDKYINGDIIPCTYPTYQPKQQRNNSKYQSKRYERKRDGPPPPEQQRKPRQEPAASDSS, encoded by the exons ATGGCTTCCTTCACtacaacttcttcttcttcctcgcttCTCCCCAAAACCCTACCTCCCGTAACCCACCCGACGCGCTTCCCCACGCTCTCCGGTGTCCGACTCACCGGGAAATGGAACCATCCTCTGCTCCGGACCGCCGAGTCTCCCCGTCGGGTGGATTCGGTTGTGAAGGCCGCGGCGACGGTGGATTCGGATTACTCGTCGAGACGGAGCAGTAGCAGCGAGCAGAGGGAGACGATAATGCTTCCTGGGTGCGATTACAACCACTGGCTGATCGTGATGGAGTTCCCCAAGGACCCGGCTCCGACGAGGGACCAGATGATTGATACTTATCTCAACACTCTCGCTACTGTTCTTGGAAG CATGGAAGAGGCAAAGAAGAACATGTATGCATTCAGTACCACCACTTATACTGGATTCCAATGCACCATTGACGAAGAAACATCTGAAAAGTTCAAGG GTTTGGCTGGAGTTCTCTGGGTTTTGCCTGACTCCTACATAGATGTCAAGAACAAGGACTATGGAG GTGACAAGTACATCAACGGAGATATTATCCCTTGCACATACCCAACATACCAACCGAAGCAGCAGCGCAACAACTCCAAGTATCAAAGCAAGAGGTACGAAAGAAAAAGAGACGGTCCACCACCTCCTGAGCAGCAGAGGAAACCAAGACAAGAACCAGCCGCTTCTGATTCCTCTTGA
- the LOC130505242 gene encoding uncharacterized protein LOC130505242, which yields MSPSISLSLIKYFSYEAKMKSRNRNLATLSLMIITVLSWTKIVAGQEALLGKKVLPLCHRECMPICMKVTEATQEICDGACQAGCVQLQGRGTGLSATDQGVDMVIA from the coding sequence ATGTCTCCTTCAATCTCCCTGTCTCTGATAAAATATTTCTCGTACGAAGCAAAAATGAAGAGCAGGAACAGAAACTTGGCCACCCTGAGTTTGATGATAATTACGGTTCTATCATGGACGAAGATTGTGGCTGGACAAGAAGCACTATTAGGAAAGAAAGTATTGCCATTGTGCCACAGAGAATGTATGCCAATTTGCATGAAAGTGACAGAAGCTACGCAAGAGATTTGTGACGGGGCATGCCAAGCTGGTTGTGTCCAGCTTCAAGGTCGAGGAACCGGACTTTCGGCCACTGATCAAGGAGTCGATATGGTCATTGCATAG